One genomic window of Trueperaceae bacterium includes the following:
- the rpsR gene encoding 30S ribosomal protein S18, giving the protein MARDARESKRRRGGGRRGRRPKVCPFTSGELEVTDYHDAKMLRRFISDTGKILPRRRTGVSAKYQRRLALTIKRARMLAIIPITEKLVRK; this is encoded by the coding sequence ATGGCAAGAGACGCGAGAGAGTCGAAGCGCCGCCGCGGCGGCGGTCGTCGCGGCCGGCGGCCGAAGGTCTGCCCGTTCACCTCCGGTGAGCTCGAGGTGACGGACTACCACGACGCCAAGATGCTGCGGCGCTTCATCAGCGACACCGGCAAGATCCTGCCCCGCCGTCGCACCGGGGTGAGTGCCAAGTACCAGCGCAGGCTGGCGCTGACGATCAAGCGGGCCCGCATGCTCGCGATCATCCCGATCACGGAGAAGCTGGTCCGGAAGTGA
- the rplI gene encoding 50S ribosomal protein L9 — MNVILLEPVDKLGEAGALVTVKDGFARNWLIPQGLALPATRANQAELQARLAQRAKQLAERKADAERLAEILKDAELNIQVRAGEGRIYGSVGNKDIAAALKSTYDVDIDRRKLVLGEPIKTTGEHQVVYRPHPEVPIPIKVNVVAEIG, encoded by the coding sequence GTGAACGTCATCCTGCTGGAACCGGTGGACAAGCTGGGTGAGGCCGGCGCGCTCGTCACCGTCAAGGACGGCTTCGCGCGCAACTGGCTGATCCCCCAGGGGCTGGCGCTACCCGCCACCAGGGCGAACCAGGCCGAGCTGCAGGCGCGCCTCGCCCAGAGGGCGAAGCAGCTCGCGGAACGCAAGGCCGACGCTGAACGCCTCGCCGAGATCCTCAAGGACGCCGAGCTGAACATCCAGGTGCGCGCCGGCGAGGGCCGCATCTACGGCTCGGTCGGCAACAAGGACATCGCCGCGGCCCTCAAGAGCACCTACGACGTAGACATCGACCGCCGCAAGCTCGTGCTCGGCGAGCCCATCAAGACCACGGGTGAGCATCAGGTGGTGTACCGCCCGCACCCCGAGGTGCCGATCCCGATCAAGGTCAACGTCGTCGCCGAGATCGGCTGA